A single window of Leptolyngbya ohadii IS1 DNA harbors:
- a CDS encoding DNA-formamidopyrimidine glycosylase, which translates to MPELPEVETVRRGLNRVTLNQPMWNGAVLLDRTIAYPGSTPEFLAGIAGKSIAQWQRRGKYLLADLADGTANPAGCLGVHLRMTGQLLWMAEDEPLQKHARVRLFFPEGRELRFVDQRTFGQMWYVPPDRPPESIITGLRALGVEPLSAEFTADYLAERLQNRKRPIKNALLDQAIVAGIGNIYADESLFLSQIRPETLASDLKPDQIQRLHQSIIKVLQDSIGAGGTTFSDFRDIQGINGNYGGIAWVYDRKGEPCRTCETPIERIKLAGRSAHYCPSCQPSA; encoded by the coding sequence GTGCCTGAACTGCCTGAAGTTGAAACCGTTCGCCGGGGTCTGAACCGCGTCACTCTGAATCAGCCGATGTGGAATGGGGCTGTATTGCTCGATCGCACGATCGCCTATCCCGGTTCGACGCCAGAATTTTTAGCAGGAATTGCGGGTAAATCGATCGCCCAGTGGCAGCGGCGCGGCAAATATCTCCTGGCAGATTTGGCAGACGGGACGGCCAATCCGGCGGGATGTCTGGGGGTGCATCTGCGAATGACGGGACAGTTGCTCTGGATGGCGGAGGATGAGCCGCTGCAAAAACACGCCCGCGTCCGGCTGTTCTTCCCGGAGGGACGAGAACTACGATTTGTCGATCAGCGCACCTTTGGTCAGATGTGGTACGTGCCGCCCGATCGCCCGCCGGAATCGATCATTACTGGACTTCGAGCGCTGGGTGTAGAGCCGCTGTCGGCAGAATTTACCGCTGACTATCTGGCGGAACGGCTGCAAAACCGCAAGCGACCGATCAAAAATGCCCTGCTGGATCAGGCGATCGTCGCGGGTATTGGCAATATCTACGCCGATGAATCCCTCTTCCTCAGCCAGATCCGCCCGGAAACCCTCGCCTCCGACCTGAAGCCAGACCAGATCCAGCGACTCCACCAGTCCATTATCAAAGTGCTGCAAGACAGCATCGGCGCAGGGGGAACGACCTTCAGCGACTTCCGCGATATTCAAGGAATTAACGGCAACTATGGCGGCATTGCCTGGGTGTACGATCGCAAAGGCGAACCCTGCCGCACCTGCGAAACCCCGATCGAACGAATTAAACTGGCGGGGCGATCGGCTCACTATTGTCCGAGTTGTCAGCCGTCTGCTTAA
- a CDS encoding antitoxin produces MQNPRHASLLTSGQEQVLTIPYEFALSGTEVLLRKEGHRLIIEPIPSSSLLSLLMRLEDIADDFPSVDEGLLPLNDINL; encoded by the coding sequence ATGCAAAATCCACGTCATGCTTCCCTACTCACCAGTGGACAAGAGCAAGTCCTCACCATTCCCTATGAATTCGCTCTGTCGGGTACGGAAGTTTTGCTACGCAAGGAAGGTCATCGCTTAATTATTGAACCCATTCCTTCCAGTTCTCTACTTTCCTTGTTGATGAGGTTAGAAGACATTGCAGATGATTTTCCTAGCGTAGATGAGGGACTGCTTCCCCTGAATGACATCAATCTCTAG
- a CDS encoding ISKra4 family transposase (programmed frameshift) encodes MTPEEQERIRACSQEIAEILYRNSDKASLKTLEGIEQTVRQQMLEHVSPEVAPFFVNGAVRPGKGRSRPLKSLVGKLCLQKHQAERLGVKPRSRISGGLEKACLRLSANESFQNAEADIAALTGIAVGHSTQQRLVGRQAWELPEAKQGVSEISIDGGKVRLRDLQDSDSRWRDYKAVRLQGTYYAAFYQDNESLVDYLNAQRLLKPVVCLGDGHEGVWNLFGQIASADERREILDWYHLKENLYKVGGSLKRLKKAESLLWQGQVEQAKALFADCQRKQARNFEAYLDKHRSRIVHYADTQTQQLCSIGSGAVESAVKQIGRRLQISGAHWNRVSVNPMLNLRCAYLNGLLAS; translated from the exons ATGACTCCAGAAGAGCAGGAACGGATCAGAGCTTGCAGTCAAGAGATCGCAGAAATTCTGTATCGCAATAGCGACAAAGCGAGCCTGAAGACGCTAGAGGGGATTGAGCAAACGGTTCGCCAACAGATGCTCGAACACGTTAGTCCGGAAGTTGCCC CTTTTTTTGTCAACGGTGCAGTCCGACCCGGCAAAGGACGAAGCCGACCGCTAAAGAGTCTGGTGGGTAAGTTGTGCTTGCAAAAGCATCAAGCCGAACGGTTGGGAGTCAAGCCCCGGAGTCGGATAAGTGGAGGCTTAGAGAAGGCTTGCTTACGGCTGAGTGCGAATGAGTCATTTCAGAATGCGGAAGCAGACATTGCTGCATTGACGGGGATAGCGGTGGGGCACTCGACCCAACAACGCTTGGTAGGACGGCAGGCATGGGAGTTGCCGGAGGCGAAACAAGGCGTCAGTGAGATCAGCATTGACGGCGGGAAAGTGCGCTTGCGTGACCTCCAAGACAGCGACAGCCGATGGCGGGACTATAAAGCAGTGCGGTTGCAGGGAACATACTATGCTGCCTTTTATCAGGACAATGAGAGCTTGGTCGATTACCTCAATGCTCAACGGTTGCTTAAGCCTGTAGTGTGTTTAGGCGATGGGCATGAGGGGGTGTGGAATCTGTTTGGTCAAATCGCCTCTGCCGATGAGCGGCGAGAGATTCTCGACTGGTATCACCTCAAAGAGAATCTCTACAAAGTGGGCGGGTCGCTCAAACGCCTGAAAAAAGCTGAGTCCTTGCTGTGGCAGGGGCAGGTGGAACAGGCGAAGGCACTGTTTGCCGATTGTCAAAGGAAACAGGCGCGCAATTTTGAAGCCTATCTAGACAAACATCGTTCCCGGATTGTCCATTATGCCGACACCCAGACCCAACAACTCTGCTCGATTGGTTCAGGGGCAGTGGAATCGGCGGTCAAACAGATTGGGCGACGTTTACAAATATCGGGGGCGCATTGGAACAGGGTGTCGGTCAATCCGATGTTGAACCTACGCTGTGCTTACCTCAATGGGCTGCTTGCTAGTTGA
- a CDS encoding PIN domain-containing protein, with the protein MTYQYLLDTSVLSDLVRHPQGRVFQRIAAVNEDSVCTSIIVACELRFGAVKSGSARLIQQLEHILEFFQFFL; encoded by the coding sequence ATGACCTATCAGTACTTGCTTGATACCAGCGTTCTGTCAGATCTGGTTAGGCATCCTCAAGGTCGAGTTTTCCAGCGTATTGCTGCTGTTAATGAGGACAGCGTTTGTACAAGCATTATTGTGGCGTGTGAACTCAGGTTTGGAGCAGTTAAGAGCGGTTCCGCGCGTTTGATTCAGCAATTGGAGCACATTCTTGAATTCTTCCAGTTCTTCCTCTAG